In the genome of Pseudopipra pipra isolate bDixPip1 chromosome 4, bDixPip1.hap1, whole genome shotgun sequence, one region contains:
- the GC gene encoding vitamin D-binding protein codes for MGFPVPLPGRRREASSNMRAALALLLLLATTRAIHRGKAYVREKVCQEYRMLGKENFRTLTIIANSRKYSNGTFEEIGHLVREIVSLAETCCADGADPSCYDAGSSALSVKSCSADSPFPAHPGTAECCTHEGLERKLCLAALRHPPQPLPRYLQPSDQELCQAFRKDPREFADRYLYEYASSYSQAPLPVLLGSTRTFLSMVSTCCISSAPTVCFLKEKLQRKTLSLLTLTSNRACSRFSAYGKDKVTFSYLASLAQKVPAASFEDLSPLAEGAAEVFSQCCDSVAEDCMQKKLSEHTAKACATLSAQDRRFADCCRGKNLMENYFCILALPPAPAPKLPEALEPTNKELCGKEGDLQTTRSLFELARRHPSLPDAVLAKLYDASEKIREECCSAKDPSACLDSKRQQMGAELPPVLERASQLCGQYNELYFLDFKKRLRESLTQTFPEASAELLEQMLEQRASFASTCCTPDAPPLLCASKVSSELGEVCKQESCLLG; via the exons ATGGGATTCCCAGTGCCTCTTCCcggcaggaggagggaagccAGCTCCAACATGAGGGCAgctctggccctgctgctgctcttggccACCACACGTGCAATACACCGAG GTAAAGCTTATGTCCGGGAGAAAGTCTGCCAGGAGTACAggatgctggggaaggagaactTCCGAACCCT GACCATCATCGCCAACAGCCGGAAATACTCCAACGGCACCTTCGAGGAGATCGGCCACCTCGTCCGGGAAATCGTGTCCCTGGCTGAGACCTGCTGTGCCGACGGCGCAGACCCCTCCTGCTACGATGCCGGG TCCTCGGCCCTGTCGGTCAAGTCCTGCAGCGCGGACTCGCCGTTCCCGGCGCATCCCGGCACGGCCGAGTGCTGCACCCACGAGGGGCTGGAGCGCAAGCTGTGCCTGGCGGCCCTGAGGCATCCACCCCAGCCACTGCCCCGCTACCTCCAGCCCTCGGACCAGGAGCTCTGCCAGGCCTTCAGGAAGGACCCCAGGGAATTTGCAGACAG GTATCTGTACGAGTACGCCAGCAGCTACAGCCAGgcgcctctgcctgtgctcctgggctccaCCAGGACCTTCCTCTCCATGGTCTCCACCTGCTGCATCTCCTCTGCACCCACCGTCTGCTTCCTGAAGGAG aaactgcaaagaaaaaccctctccctcctcacctTGACATCAAACCGGGCTTGCTCCCGCTTCTCGGCGTACGGGAAGGACAAAGTCACCTTCAG CTACCTGGCCTCCCTGGCTCAGAAGGTGCCCGCTGCTTCCTTCGAGGACCTTTCCCCCCTGGCCGAAGGCGCTGCCGAGGTGTTTTCCCAGTGCTGCGACTCGGTGGCTGAGGACTGCATGCAGAAGAAG CTCTCGGAGCACACGGCCAAAGCCTGCGCCACGCTGTCGGCCCAGGACCGGCGCTTTGCCGActgctgcagggggaaaaacCTGATGGAAAACTATTTCTGCATCCTGGCCTTGCCCCCTGCACCCGCTCCCAAACTCCCAGAGGCACTGGAGCCGACCAACAAGGAGCTCTGTGGCAAGGAGGGGGATCTCCAGACCACCAG GTCCCTGTTTGAGCTGGCACGGAGGCACCCCAGCCTCCCTGACGCCGTCCTTGCCAAGCTCTATGACGCCTCGGAGAAAATCAGGGAGGAATGCTGCTCAGCCAAGGACCCCTCCGCCTGCCTGGACAGCAAA CGCCAGCagatgggagcagagctgcccccCGTCCTGGAAAGGGCCAGCCAGCTCTGCGGGCAGTACAACGAGCTCTATTTCCTTGACTTCAAGAAGAG GCTGCGGGAAAGCCTGACACAGACGTTTCCCGAGGCCAGCGCGGAGCTGCTGGAACAGATGTTGGAGCAGCGAGCCTCCTTCGCCTCCACCTGCTGCACCCCGGACGCGCCCCCGCTCCTTTGTGCTTCCAAG gtgagctcggagctgggagaggtgtgCAAGCAGGAGTCCTGCCTCCTGGGATAG